The Dokdonia donghaensis DSW-1 DNA window ACATACCACTGTTTGGTGCTGTTTGCTTTAGCCATATCGTCTTAATTAATTTGTTCCTACTATTTTATCAAAGTATAACTTAATTACATTGCTAAAAACAGTATCAACACCCCATATAGCTAAAGAAAATAGTATCGAAAACACAGCTACTACAACCATAAGACGCTGAGCCTCTGGAAGTGGTGTCCACGTTACGTGATTTTTCAATTCGTTATATGATTCTTGAACGTAATTAATTAATCCAGCCATAATAGTTATATCGTTTTAGAAGTAGATAAGATATCTAATAATCTTCTAGTAAATTCCAAAATTCTAATGAGCAAGACACATTGTGTAAATACTCATAAATTGCACGGGTTGAGAGACTCGAACTCACGACACCTGGTTTTGGAGACCAGTGCTCTACCAACTGAGCTAAACCCGTATCCGTAGGACTAACCTACTTGAGATAATTTTTACGCTTTCGCGAAAGCGTAATAACCTTCTCTTTAACAAAAGTCAAGGCGTTCTGAAAAAACAGAACACCTTTACTTTTATTTATTATCTAGATAAAATTAATCTAAAATCTCAGTAACCTGACCAGCTCCTACTGTTCTACCACCTTCACGTACTGCAAAACGAAGTCCGATGTTAAGTGCGATAGGCTGGATAAGCTCAACAGTAATAGTTAAGTTATCACCAGGCATTACCATCTCGATTCCATCAGGAAGACCGATGTTACCAGTTACATCAGTTGTACGTACGTAAAACTGTGGACGGTAGTTATTGTGGAATGGAGTGTGACGTCCACCTTCTTCTTTCTTCAGGATATAAACCTCAGCTTTAAACTTAGCGTGTGGTGTTACAGATCCTGGCTTAACGATTACCATACCTCTAGAGATTTGAGACTTCTCAATACCTCTTAATAAGATACCAGCGTTATCTCCAGCCTCACCTCTATCAAGGATCTGACGGAACATCTCAATACCTGTAATAGTAGAAGTAAGTTTCTCAGCACCCATACCGATGATCTCAACAGGATCTCCAGTGTTTGCGATACCAGTTTCGATACGACCTGTAGCAACAGTTCCACGACCAGTAATAGAGAATACATCCTCAATAGGCATTAGGAAATCTTTTTCAGTCTCACGTAATGGCTCTTCGATCCAAGAATCAACAGCAGCCATAAGCTCTAATACTGTATCAACCCATTTTTGCTCACCGTTTAACGCTCCAAGTGCAGAACCAGCTACAACAGGACCATTATCTCCATCATACTCGTAGAAAGAAAGAAGATCTCTAATCTCCATCTCTACAAGCTCAAGAAGCTCCTCATCATCAACCATATCTACTTTATTCATAAATACAACGATACGTGGAATACCTACCTGACGACCAAGAAGGATGTGCTCACGAGTTTGTGGCATAGGACCATCTGTAGCAGCAACTACAAGAATAGCACCATCCATTTGAGCAGCACCAGTTACCATATTCTTTACGTAATCGGCGTGACCTGGACAGTCAACGTGTGCGTAGTGACGGTTTTCAGTCGCGTACTCAACGTGTGAAGAGTTAATTGTTATACCTCTTTCTTTTTCCTCAGGAGCATTATCAATTTGATCAAAAGCAGAAGCTTCTGAATAACCAGCATCTGCCAA harbors:
- the secE gene encoding preprotein translocase subunit SecE; the protein is MAGLINYVQESYNELKNHVTWTPLPEAQRLMVVVAVFSILFSLAIWGVDTVFSNVIKLYFDKIVGTN
- the tuf gene encoding elongation factor Tu yields the protein MAKETYDRSKPHLNVGTIGHVDHGKTTLTAAITKVLADAGYSEASAFDQIDNAPEEKERGITINSSHVEYATENRHYAHVDCPGHADYVKNMVTGAAQMDGAILVVAATDGPMPQTREHILLGRQVGIPRIVVFMNKVDMVDDEELLELVEMEIRDLLSFYEYDGDNGPVVAGSALGALNGEQKWVDTVLELMAAVDSWIEEPLRETEKDFLMPIEDVFSITGRGTVATGRIETGIANTGDPVEIIGMGAEKLTSTITGIEMFRQILDRGEAGDNAGILLRGIEKSQISRGMVIVKPGSVTPHAKFKAEVYILKKEEGGRHTPFHNNYRPQFYVRTTDVTGNIGLPDGIEMVMPGDNLTITVELIQPIALNIGLRFAVREGGRTVGAGQVTEILD